One Calditerricola satsumensis genomic region harbors:
- the spoIIE gene encoding stage II sporulation protein E produces MFRKTDGWTGKLFGPVPWLAGAGEPAERGAQAVQRGWIRWGVPLLVIGFLLGQAVLVEGLAPFAVPFFAVAYHLRRDRVLPIVLALCGGAALVSTDHLFVTILSCAMYLILQLGLERRKRVARSDLSHAPLLTALAVFGAHTGYTYGMANALTVYQAVAYAVEGALSFLLTLIFVQALPLMTSRRYRHPLRQEEAVCALILLGSVLIGTIDWRFFGVAVHHVLAQYFLLVFAFAGGGGIGVTAGVVIGLMLTLADIGELNQMSLLAFAGLLSGLLREARKPGAVAGLLIGASLFTFYMEPTGRMWSALGESLAAAFLFVLTPRVPLRQLAALLPGTHEHLISQQAYMRQVRQATAARIEQFAHLFQKLAHSFAQADRDASDGKTDVMKEMDAFLSGVTAVTCNVCRRKDVCWGEKAEETYDWMRYFAGVVAADGAYRRQIPFEWKRHCLKAQDVLKVMADQYPAFRERLLLNQRIRDSRQLVAEQLSGVSRVMGDFAAEIRREGQDLGVQEGQIREALEEIGLSVRKVDIYNLAEGNVDIEVSQPSCNGRDECEKIVAPLVSDLLGETVAVAEKRCQAYADGYCTMCLRTAHKYRVASAIAAVAKDGGWLSGDSFATLDLGNGRYAVALSDGMGNGERAHRESSETLELLKEMLCVGFDEQMAIKSVNALLSLRTTEDTFATLDLAILDLHTAEAKFLKTGSTPSFIKRGREVFTVTAGNLPIGILRDIEVDVVTLGLKPGDLLIMLTDGVYDAPKVENKERFLKRMIADLATDDPQEVADLLLEQVVRHHHGAIHDDMTVAVVRIDPYVPEWATIKMPRLRPVERPRVVS; encoded by the coding sequence ATGTTTCGCAAAACGGATGGGTGGACAGGGAAATTGTTCGGGCCGGTCCCGTGGCTGGCCGGAGCCGGTGAACCCGCCGAAAGGGGAGCGCAAGCCGTGCAGCGGGGGTGGATCCGGTGGGGGGTCCCCCTGCTCGTGATCGGGTTTTTGCTTGGACAAGCGGTGCTGGTCGAAGGGCTGGCCCCGTTTGCCGTGCCGTTTTTTGCGGTGGCGTACCATTTGCGCCGCGATCGGGTTCTGCCCATTGTCCTCGCCCTGTGCGGAGGGGCGGCGTTGGTGTCGACGGACCACCTCTTTGTGACGATCCTTTCGTGCGCCATGTACCTGATCCTCCAGCTCGGGTTGGAACGCCGCAAACGCGTGGCGCGGAGTGATCTCTCCCACGCGCCGCTTTTGACGGCGCTGGCGGTGTTTGGCGCCCATACCGGGTACACCTACGGTATGGCCAACGCCTTGACCGTCTATCAGGCGGTCGCCTACGCGGTGGAAGGGGCGCTCAGCTTCTTGCTGACGTTGATCTTTGTACAGGCCCTCCCCCTCATGACGTCACGCCGGTACCGCCATCCGCTGCGCCAAGAAGAAGCGGTCTGCGCGCTCATTCTTCTCGGTTCCGTGCTCATCGGCACGATCGACTGGCGGTTTTTCGGCGTGGCCGTGCACCACGTGCTGGCCCAATATTTCCTCCTCGTCTTTGCCTTCGCGGGCGGCGGGGGGATCGGGGTGACGGCGGGCGTGGTGATCGGGCTGATGCTCACCCTGGCCGACATCGGCGAGCTCAACCAGATGAGCCTGCTCGCGTTTGCCGGGCTCTTGAGCGGGCTGTTGCGCGAGGCGCGGAAGCCGGGGGCGGTGGCCGGCCTCCTGATCGGCGCGAGCCTCTTCACCTTCTATATGGAGCCAACGGGGCGGATGTGGAGCGCCCTTGGGGAATCGCTGGCGGCCGCGTTCCTGTTTGTGCTGACGCCGCGCGTGCCGTTGCGCCAGTTGGCCGCGCTTCTCCCGGGCACCCATGAGCACTTGATCAGCCAGCAGGCCTACATGCGCCAGGTGCGGCAGGCGACGGCCGCGCGCATTGAACAGTTCGCGCACCTTTTTCAGAAGCTGGCGCACAGTTTTGCCCAGGCGGATCGCGACGCCTCAGACGGCAAGACGGACGTGATGAAGGAGATGGATGCCTTTCTCAGTGGCGTGACCGCCGTCACGTGCAACGTCTGCCGGAGGAAGGATGTCTGCTGGGGCGAAAAGGCCGAGGAGACGTACGACTGGATGCGGTACTTTGCCGGGGTTGTGGCGGCGGACGGCGCATATCGACGCCAGATCCCTTTTGAGTGGAAGCGCCACTGCCTCAAGGCGCAGGACGTGCTCAAGGTGATGGCGGACCAGTACCCGGCGTTCCGCGAGCGCCTCCTCCTAAACCAGCGCATCCGGGACAGCCGACAGCTGGTGGCGGAGCAGTTGAGCGGGGTGTCGCGGGTGATGGGCGATTTTGCCGCGGAAATTCGCCGCGAGGGCCAGGACTTGGGGGTGCAGGAGGGACAGATTCGCGAGGCCCTCGAGGAGATCGGCCTGTCGGTGCGCAAGGTGGACATCTACAACCTGGCCGAGGGCAACGTCGACATCGAGGTGAGCCAGCCGAGCTGCAACGGCCGCGACGAATGCGAGAAAATCGTCGCCCCGCTGGTGTCCGATCTACTCGGGGAGACGGTGGCCGTGGCCGAAAAGCGTTGTCAGGCTTACGCCGACGGGTACTGCACGATGTGCCTGCGGACGGCCCACAAGTACCGGGTTGCGTCGGCCATCGCCGCGGTGGCCAAGGACGGCGGCTGGCTCTCCGGCGACAGCTTTGCCACCCTCGACCTCGGGAATGGGCGGTACGCCGTGGCCCTCTCCGACGGGATGGGGAACGGCGAGCGCGCCCACCGGGAGTCGAGCGAGACGCTGGAGCTCCTGAAGGAGATGCTGTGCGTGGGCTTTGACGAGCAGATGGCCATCAAATCGGTCAACGCCCTGCTCTCGCTGCGCACCACCGAGGACACCTTCGCCACCCTCGACCTGGCGATCCTCGATCTGCATACGGCGGAGGCCAAGTTCCTGAAGACCGGCTCGACGCCAAGCTTCATCAAGCGCGGACGCGAGGTGTTCACCGTGACGGCCGGCAATTTGCCGATTGGCATCCTGCGCGACATCGAGGTGGACGTCGTGACGCTTGGCCTCAAACCCGGCGACCTGCTCATCATGCTCACCGACGGCGTGTACGACGCGCCCAAGGTGGAAAACAAAGAGCGGTTCCTCAAGCGCATGATCGCCGATCTGGCCACCGATGATCCCCAGGAGGTGGCGGATCTCTTGCTCGAGCAGGTCGTGCGCCACCACCACGGCGCCATCCACGACGACATGACGGTGGCCGTCGTGCGCATCGATCCGTACGTCCCCGAGTGGGCCACCATTAAGATGCCGCGCCTGCGTCCCGTTGAACGGCCGCGCGTTGTCAGCTAG